One Clavibacter zhangzhiyongii genomic region harbors:
- a CDS encoding Pr6Pr family membrane protein: protein MRITWAVVRLLTALAVLVAVTSQYVVSSSYWRSIGVEGIGGKTLDFLMYFTIQSNLLAAVVMGVGAARLLRRSPAPGRGWTTLRLAATTYMVTTGAVYNLLLRGLPTIPGGNLPWSNEVLHVVVPLLVLADWLLAPDRRALGYGAVGRVVVYPLAWVAVTLARGPFTGNEVTGAATYYPYPFLDPATDGGGYGAVAVWVVVIASLICGVTLLLIAVGRRASRAATSARSAAPRR, encoded by the coding sequence GTGCGCATCACCTGGGCGGTCGTCCGCCTCCTCACCGCCCTGGCCGTGCTGGTCGCCGTCACGAGCCAGTACGTCGTCAGCTCCTCGTACTGGCGGAGCATCGGCGTCGAGGGGATCGGGGGCAAGACGCTCGACTTCCTCATGTACTTCACGATCCAGTCGAACCTGCTCGCGGCCGTGGTCATGGGCGTCGGGGCCGCGCGGCTGCTGCGCCGCTCGCCCGCGCCGGGACGCGGCTGGACCACGCTGCGGCTGGCGGCCACCACGTACATGGTGACGACCGGCGCGGTCTACAACCTGCTGCTCCGCGGGCTGCCCACCATCCCCGGCGGCAACCTGCCCTGGTCGAACGAGGTGCTGCACGTCGTCGTGCCCCTGCTCGTGCTCGCCGACTGGCTGCTCGCGCCCGACCGGCGGGCGCTCGGCTACGGCGCGGTCGGCCGGGTCGTGGTGTACCCGCTCGCGTGGGTCGCGGTCACGCTCGCGCGCGGGCCGTTCACGGGCAACGAGGTCACGGGGGCGGCGACGTACTACCCGTACCCGTTCCTGGATCCCGCGACCGACGGCGGCGGGTACGGCGCGGTCGCCGTCTGGGTGGTGGTCATCGCGTCCCTGATATGCGGGGTGACGCTCCTGCTCATCGCGGTCGGGCGCCGGGCCTCCCGGGCCGCCACGAGCGCCCGGTCCGCCGCCCCGCGGCGGTAG
- a CDS encoding lipoate--protein ligase family protein codes for MHGEYKVPGGKLVVVDLDVTDGRISGFRLAGDFFLEPDDALESIDQAVNGLPEDSDAAAISAAIRRALPPQAVLLGFSPEAVAVAIRRSLARATNWGDYEWEVIHDRAYRPVEQMALDQVLAEEVGAGRRNPTLRIWEWDQPAVVIGSFQSLRNEVDAEQAAAHGFDVVRRVSGGGAMYMEAGAVITYSIYAPVDLVQGMTFADSYAYLDEWVITALRSLGIDASYQPLNDITSPSGKIGGAAQKRLGAGAVLHHVTMSYDMDGEKMVQVLRIGREKISDKGITSAAKRVDPLRSQTGMSRAEIIDRMKATFTGLYGGKPGEVTPEEWAKTRQLVDDKFSTPEWLTRVP; via the coding sequence ATGCATGGTGAGTACAAGGTCCCCGGCGGCAAGCTCGTCGTGGTCGACCTCGACGTGACCGACGGCCGCATCTCGGGCTTCCGCCTCGCGGGCGACTTCTTCCTCGAGCCGGACGACGCCCTCGAGTCCATCGACCAGGCGGTCAACGGTCTCCCGGAGGACAGCGACGCCGCCGCGATCTCCGCGGCCATCCGCCGCGCCCTCCCGCCGCAGGCCGTGCTCCTCGGCTTCTCGCCGGAGGCCGTCGCCGTCGCGATCCGCCGCTCGCTCGCCCGCGCCACGAACTGGGGCGACTACGAGTGGGAGGTCATCCACGACCGCGCCTACCGCCCCGTGGAGCAGATGGCGCTCGACCAGGTGCTCGCCGAGGAGGTCGGCGCGGGCCGCCGGAACCCGACGCTCCGCATCTGGGAGTGGGACCAGCCGGCCGTCGTCATCGGCAGCTTCCAGTCCCTCCGCAACGAGGTCGACGCCGAGCAGGCCGCGGCCCACGGCTTCGACGTCGTGCGCCGGGTCTCGGGCGGCGGCGCGATGTACATGGAGGCGGGCGCCGTCATCACGTACTCGATCTACGCGCCCGTCGACCTCGTGCAGGGCATGACCTTCGCGGACTCCTACGCCTACCTCGACGAGTGGGTCATCACCGCGCTCCGCTCGCTCGGCATCGACGCGTCGTACCAGCCGCTCAACGACATCACGAGCCCGAGCGGCAAGATCGGCGGGGCCGCCCAGAAGCGCCTCGGCGCCGGCGCCGTGCTGCACCACGTCACCATGAGCTACGACATGGACGGCGAGAAGATGGTGCAGGTGCTCCGCATCGGCCGCGAGAAGATCAGCGACAAGGGCATCACGAGCGCCGCCAAGCGCGTGGACCCGCTCCGCAGCCAGACGGGCATGAGCCGCGCCGAGATCATCGACCGGATGAAGGCCACCTTCACCGGCCTCTACGGCGGGAAGCCCGGCGAGGTCACGCCGGAGGAGTGGGCGAAGACCCGCCAGCTCGTGGACGACAAGTTCTCGACCCCGGAGTGGCTCACGCGCGTCCCCTGA
- a CDS encoding GNAT family N-acetyltransferase produces the protein MSVDVTHDPGGSRYTLWLDGERAGFADYLIQGDRIVFTHTEIDPAKRRGGLGGQLVRAALDDVRAGSRTVVAACPFVAEWIDEHPDYRELLERG, from the coding sequence ATGAGCGTCGACGTGACCCACGACCCCGGCGGCTCGCGCTACACGCTGTGGCTCGACGGCGAGCGCGCGGGCTTCGCGGACTACCTGATCCAGGGCGACCGCATCGTCTTCACCCACACCGAGATCGACCCCGCGAAGCGGCGGGGCGGCCTCGGCGGCCAGCTCGTGCGGGCGGCCCTCGACGACGTGCGCGCGGGATCCCGCACGGTCGTCGCCGCGTGCCCGTTCGTGGCGGAGTGGATCGACGAGCATCCCGACTACCGGGAGCTGCTCGAGCGCGGCTGA
- a CDS encoding amidase domain-containing protein, with the protein MTADIRRRSILAAALAIPVTAALAACTRQEPTPRATLGADGQPAASGSSPAVASVEPAALSVSGGQTVTLAGAGLAGATAVMFAGTAGTDVKVAGDGSLTVVAPRSADYEDRAADIQVMAGDAPLTTATAAYSAQTPVDEQLQYALAHWDSYNLEEYGDFNPSGGDCVNFVSQTLIQRGWEMTTEWHNRGGGSDWTYAWIHVPTFDKWLAANASALGVTRLELADRDRLKVGDIVIFDWNRNASADHTQIVSAIEPKDGGNVVKMVGHNLDNDYRDLDETITTEHPGAQVHFWSVA; encoded by the coding sequence GTGACCGCCGACATCCGCCGCCGCAGCATCCTCGCCGCCGCCCTCGCGATCCCCGTGACCGCCGCCCTGGCCGCCTGCACCCGCCAGGAGCCGACCCCGCGCGCGACGCTCGGCGCCGACGGCCAGCCCGCCGCCTCGGGATCCTCGCCCGCCGTCGCCTCCGTGGAGCCCGCCGCGCTCTCCGTCTCGGGCGGCCAGACCGTCACGCTGGCCGGCGCCGGCCTCGCGGGGGCCACCGCCGTGATGTTCGCGGGCACCGCGGGCACCGACGTGAAGGTGGCCGGCGACGGATCCCTCACGGTCGTCGCGCCCCGCTCGGCCGACTACGAGGACCGCGCCGCCGACATCCAGGTCATGGCCGGCGACGCCCCGCTCACGACGGCCACCGCCGCGTACTCCGCGCAGACGCCCGTCGACGAGCAGCTCCAGTACGCGCTCGCCCACTGGGACTCCTACAACCTCGAGGAGTACGGGGACTTCAACCCCTCCGGCGGCGACTGCGTCAACTTCGTCAGCCAGACGCTCATCCAGCGCGGCTGGGAGATGACGACGGAGTGGCACAACCGCGGCGGCGGATCCGACTGGACCTACGCGTGGATCCACGTGCCCACCTTCGACAAGTGGCTCGCCGCCAACGCCTCCGCGCTGGGCGTCACGCGCCTCGAGCTCGCGGACCGCGACCGTCTGAAGGTCGGCGACATCGTCATCTTCGACTGGAACCGCAACGCGTCCGCCGACCACACGCAGATCGTCTCGGCCATCGAGCCGAAGGACGGCGGCAACGTCGTCAAGATGGTCGGCCACAACCTCGACAACGACTACCGCGACCTCGACGAGACCATCACCACGGAGCACCCGGGCGCCCAGGTGCACTTCTGGAGCGTGGCCTAG
- a CDS encoding DUF2809 domain-containing protein has product MRHSGDVDAFVWDEPSRRRADGAADPAPVVERHVRLPDGHARRRVVSLGALLAVVIAGMVVTHSDGRGLWPDVFYAAAIHLALIAVLPRVDSVVHGAAVLVWCTAVELLQITGWPAIWAVHVPLCRLLLGTGYDPVDLAAYAAGVLLVLLVDRLLRLGRGVGDVA; this is encoded by the coding sequence ATGCGCCATTCCGGGGATGTGGACGCGTTCGTCTGGGACGAGCCGTCGCGTCGTCGCGCCGACGGCGCGGCCGACCCCGCGCCGGTCGTCGAGCGGCACGTGCGGCTCCCCGACGGCCACGCCCGCCGGCGCGTCGTGTCGCTCGGCGCGCTGCTCGCGGTGGTCATCGCGGGCATGGTCGTCACGCACAGCGACGGCCGGGGGCTGTGGCCCGACGTCTTCTACGCGGCGGCGATCCACCTCGCGCTGATCGCGGTGCTCCCCCGCGTCGACTCGGTCGTGCACGGAGCGGCCGTGCTCGTCTGGTGCACAGCGGTCGAGCTGCTGCAGATCACGGGATGGCCGGCGATCTGGGCGGTGCACGTGCCGCTCTGCCGCCTGCTCCTCGGCACCGGGTACGACCCGGTCGACCTCGCGGCGTACGCGGCGGGCGTGCTGCTCGTGCTGCTGGTCGACCGCCTGCTGCGGCTGGGACGCGGCGTCGGCGACGTGGCCTAG
- the pgm gene encoding phosphoglucomutase (alpha-D-glucose-1,6-bisphosphate-dependent), which produces MHDRAGTAALPSDLIDIDELIRAYHDLHPDVEDPEQKVAFGTSGHRGSSLKTAFNEDHILAITQAIVEYRAEQGITGPLFIGRDTHGLSKPAEDTALEVLVANGVRVLADSRDSWCPTPALSHAILRWNRDEQHGDDDVADGIVVTPSHNPPADGGFKYNPPHGGPADSDATGWIAARANEIIAAGLVDVRRVPLEEARGAVEGYDFLGHYVDDLGSIIDMEAIKAAGVRIGADPLGGASVEYWAAIGERYGLDLEVVNPEVDPAWSFMTLDWDGKIRMDPSSASAMASVLARKDDFDILTGNDADADRHGIVTPDAGLMNPNHYLAVAIDYLYAHRPHWREDAAIGKTLVSSSVIDRVAESLGRRLWEVPVGFKWFVPGLIDGSVGFGGEESAGASFLRMDGTVWTTDKDGILLALLAAEILAVTGKTPSVLYRELTERFGDPVYERVDAAATKAQKATLGKLDGDAITATEVAGDVITVKTSTAPGNGAAVGGVKVVTDRAWFAARPSGTEDVYKIYAESFVGLDHLHEVQAEAKRIVDAALGA; this is translated from the coding sequence ATGCATGACCGCGCAGGCACCGCCGCCCTCCCGTCCGACCTCATCGACATCGACGAGCTGATCCGGGCGTACCACGACCTCCATCCCGACGTGGAGGATCCCGAGCAGAAGGTGGCGTTCGGCACCAGCGGCCACCGCGGCAGCTCGCTGAAGACGGCCTTCAACGAGGACCACATCCTCGCGATCACGCAGGCGATAGTGGAGTACCGGGCCGAGCAGGGCATCACCGGTCCGCTGTTCATCGGCCGCGACACCCACGGGCTCTCGAAGCCCGCCGAGGACACGGCGCTCGAGGTGCTCGTCGCCAACGGCGTGCGCGTGCTCGCCGACTCGCGCGACTCCTGGTGCCCGACCCCCGCGCTGTCGCACGCGATCCTGCGCTGGAACCGCGACGAGCAGCACGGCGACGACGACGTGGCCGACGGCATCGTCGTGACCCCCAGCCACAACCCGCCGGCCGACGGCGGCTTCAAGTACAACCCGCCGCACGGCGGCCCGGCCGACTCCGACGCCACCGGCTGGATCGCGGCGCGCGCCAACGAGATCATCGCGGCCGGCCTCGTCGACGTGAGGCGGGTCCCGCTCGAGGAGGCCCGCGGCGCGGTCGAGGGCTACGACTTCCTCGGCCACTACGTGGACGACCTCGGCTCCATCATCGACATGGAGGCCATCAAGGCGGCCGGCGTGCGCATCGGCGCGGACCCGCTCGGCGGCGCCTCGGTCGAGTACTGGGCCGCGATCGGCGAGCGCTACGGCCTCGACCTCGAGGTCGTGAACCCCGAGGTCGACCCCGCGTGGTCGTTCATGACGCTCGACTGGGACGGCAAGATCCGCATGGACCCGTCGTCCGCGTCGGCCATGGCGAGCGTGCTCGCGCGCAAGGACGACTTCGACATCCTCACGGGCAACGACGCCGACGCCGACCGGCACGGCATCGTCACGCCCGACGCCGGGCTCATGAACCCGAACCACTACCTCGCGGTCGCGATCGACTACCTCTACGCGCACCGCCCGCACTGGCGCGAGGACGCCGCGATCGGGAAGACCCTCGTGTCCTCCAGCGTGATCGACCGCGTCGCCGAGTCGCTCGGCCGCCGCCTCTGGGAGGTGCCGGTGGGCTTCAAGTGGTTCGTGCCCGGCCTCATCGACGGATCCGTGGGCTTCGGCGGCGAGGAGTCGGCCGGCGCCAGCTTCCTCCGCATGGACGGCACGGTCTGGACCACGGACAAGGACGGGATCCTCCTCGCGCTGCTGGCCGCGGAGATCCTCGCGGTCACGGGCAAGACGCCGAGCGTGCTCTACCGCGAGCTCACGGAGCGCTTCGGCGACCCCGTGTACGAGCGCGTCGACGCGGCCGCCACGAAGGCGCAGAAGGCGACCCTCGGCAAGCTCGACGGCGACGCGATCACCGCCACCGAGGTCGCGGGCGATGTGATCACCGTGAAGACCAGCACCGCGCCCGGCAACGGCGCGGCGGTCGGCGGCGTCAAGGTCGTCACCGACCGCGCCTGGTTCGCGGCGCGCCCCAGCGGCACCGAGGACGTCTACAAGATCTACGCGGAGTCGTTCGTGGGCCTCGACCACCTGCACGAGGTGCAGGCCGAGGCCAAGCGCATCGTCGACGCGGCGCTCGGCGCCTAG
- the pheA gene encoding prephenate dehydratase: protein MAETPRPDETYSYLGPSGTFTEAALKQVEAARGRTWRAVNNASEALADVVSGTSVAAMIAIENSVEGGVTATQDALANIPGLRILSEHLVPVSFDLVVRPGTALADVRTVAAHPVAYGQCRRFLERELPTHGHVPATSNVAAALSLLEDGVADAAIAPPQITESQPLEAVARGIGDNPNAVTRFVLVGRATALPPRTGADKTSLIVELPDDRAGSLLDLLEQFATRGVNLALIQSRPIGDELGRYRFVIDAEGHVHDERVADALLGIRRFSPRVTFLGSYPRADGAPSTYRERYEDDVFLEARDWLRGIVSAEPGAGDA, encoded by the coding sequence ATGGCCGAGACCCCGCGACCCGACGAGACCTACAGCTACCTCGGGCCGTCGGGCACCTTCACCGAGGCCGCGCTCAAGCAGGTGGAGGCGGCCCGCGGCCGCACCTGGCGCGCGGTCAACAACGCCTCGGAGGCGCTCGCCGACGTGGTGTCCGGCACCTCGGTCGCGGCCATGATCGCCATCGAGAACTCCGTCGAGGGCGGGGTCACGGCCACGCAGGACGCGCTCGCGAACATCCCGGGCCTCCGCATCCTCAGCGAGCACCTCGTGCCCGTGTCCTTCGACCTCGTGGTGCGGCCGGGCACGGCGCTCGCCGACGTGCGGACGGTCGCCGCGCATCCCGTCGCCTACGGGCAGTGCCGCCGCTTTCTCGAGCGCGAGCTGCCGACGCACGGGCACGTGCCCGCCACGTCGAACGTCGCCGCGGCCCTGTCGCTGCTGGAGGACGGGGTCGCGGACGCCGCCATCGCGCCGCCGCAGATCACGGAGAGCCAGCCGCTCGAGGCGGTCGCCCGCGGCATCGGCGACAACCCGAACGCCGTCACGCGCTTCGTGCTGGTCGGCCGCGCCACCGCGCTGCCGCCGCGCACGGGCGCCGACAAGACGAGCCTCATCGTCGAGCTGCCGGACGACCGGGCCGGATCCCTGCTCGACCTCCTCGAGCAGTTCGCGACCCGCGGGGTGAACCTCGCGCTCATCCAGTCGCGGCCCATCGGCGACGAGCTCGGCCGCTACCGCTTCGTCATCGACGCGGAGGGGCACGTGCACGACGAGCGCGTCGCGGACGCCCTGCTCGGGATCCGCCGCTTCAGCCCGCGCGTCACGTTCCTCGGTTCGTACCCGCGGGCCGACGGCGCGCCGAGCACCTACCGCGAGCGGTACGAGGACGACGTGTTCCTCGAGGCGCGCGACTGGCTGCGCGGCATCGTCTCGGCCGAGCCCGGCGCCGGCGACGCCTAG
- a CDS encoding APC family permease, with amino-acid sequence MTTTTGREQDASGAGAGGSKLKQAITGPLLYLFILGDVLGAGIYALMGTLAEDVGGALWVPLVVALLLALLTAGSYAELVTKYPRAGGAAIFAERAFKQPVISFLVGFSMLAAGVVSAAGLSLAFAGQYLSTLLAPLFDVPQIPAAIVFLLLVAALNARGITESMRGNVIMTVVELSGLVIVIVVVAVMLGGGGGDVSRVTQFPEGSNAALATLSAAIVAYYSFVGFETSANVAEEVRDPSRVYPKALFGSLATAGVVYVLVALASSVALSPDELSESTGPLLAVVQATGVGIPAWVFSLIALVAVANGALLTMIMASRVTFGMAEQGLLPGILGRVLPNRRTPWVAIVATTVVAVALTSVGDVGTLAETVVLLLLFVFISTNVAVLVLRKDRVEHAHFRVWTIVPVLGVLSCILLLTQQSGQVWLFGAILLAVGVVLYLISRATGARSKDLDRDRDRA; translated from the coding sequence ATGACGACGACCACCGGCAGGGAGCAGGACGCGAGCGGGGCCGGCGCGGGCGGCTCGAAGCTCAAGCAGGCCATCACCGGCCCGCTCCTCTACCTCTTCATCCTCGGCGACGTGCTGGGCGCCGGAATCTACGCGCTCATGGGCACGCTCGCGGAGGACGTGGGCGGCGCGCTGTGGGTGCCGCTCGTCGTCGCACTGCTGCTGGCCCTCCTCACGGCGGGCTCCTACGCCGAGCTCGTCACCAAGTACCCCCGGGCGGGCGGCGCTGCGATCTTCGCCGAGCGCGCCTTCAAGCAGCCGGTGATCTCGTTCCTCGTCGGCTTCTCGATGCTCGCCGCCGGCGTCGTCAGCGCCGCCGGGCTGTCGCTCGCGTTCGCGGGCCAGTACCTCTCGACGCTGCTCGCGCCCCTGTTCGACGTGCCGCAGATCCCCGCGGCCATCGTGTTCCTCCTGCTCGTCGCGGCCCTCAACGCCCGCGGCATCACCGAGAGCATGCGCGGCAACGTGATCATGACCGTGGTCGAGCTGAGCGGCCTCGTCATCGTGATCGTCGTCGTGGCCGTGATGCTCGGCGGCGGGGGCGGCGACGTCTCGCGCGTGACGCAGTTCCCCGAGGGCTCGAACGCGGCGCTGGCCACGCTGTCGGCCGCGATCGTCGCCTACTACTCGTTCGTCGGGTTCGAGACGAGCGCGAACGTCGCCGAGGAGGTGCGCGACCCCAGCCGCGTCTACCCGAAGGCGCTCTTCGGATCGCTCGCCACCGCCGGCGTCGTCTACGTCCTCGTGGCCCTGGCCAGCTCCGTCGCGCTCTCGCCGGACGAGCTGTCGGAGTCGACCGGCCCGCTGCTCGCGGTGGTGCAGGCCACCGGCGTCGGCATCCCGGCCTGGGTCTTCAGCCTCATCGCCCTCGTTGCCGTCGCGAACGGCGCCCTGCTGACCATGATCATGGCGAGCCGCGTCACCTTCGGGATGGCCGAGCAGGGCCTCCTGCCCGGGATCCTCGGCCGGGTGCTGCCGAACCGCCGGACGCCGTGGGTCGCCATCGTCGCGACCACCGTCGTCGCCGTCGCGCTGACCTCGGTCGGCGACGTGGGCACGCTCGCCGAGACGGTCGTGCTCCTGCTGCTGTTCGTCTTCATCAGCACGAACGTCGCCGTCCTGGTGCTCCGGAAGGACCGCGTCGAGCACGCCCACTTCCGCGTCTGGACGATCGTGCCCGTGCTCGGCGTGCTGTCCTGCATCCTCCTGCTCACGCAGCAGAGCGGGCAGGTGTGGCTGTTCGGCGCGATCCTGCTGGCCGTCGGCGTGGTGCTCTACCTCATCAGCCGGGCGACCGGGGCGCGCTCGAAGGACCTCGACCGCGACCGCGACCGCGCCTAG